One genomic region from Anabaena sp. PCC 7108 encodes:
- a CDS encoding U32 family peptidase, producing the protein MTSISTPILKLPELLAPAGNWECAKAAVENGADAIYFGLDKFNARMRAENFTEADLPELMEFLHLRGVKGYVTLNTLIFPQELTEAQQYLKTIISAGVDAVIVQDVGICRLIRHLSPDFPIHASTQMTITSAAGVEFAKSLGCQLVVLARECSITEINKIQQQITQKNTSLPLEVFVHGALCVAYSGQCLTSEALGGRSANRGECAQACRMPYDLIADGEIVNLDNRKYLLSPQDLAGLEVLPELVKSGVTCLKIEGRLKAPEYVANVTQVYRKALDRIATINIETLHSKSLQKVFDGRKDQYNLEMAFSRGLYTGWFEGINNQELVHARFGKKRGVYLGEVTRIYNEQITVKLEAPVKPGDGIVFDCGHPETKEEGGRIYAVIQKGKDAILSFGKNNLNFRRINIGDKVWKTNDPELDKQIRQSYAGENPHFPKPINIEVYGEIGDKLIAIARDEFGNIVQVESEILVVEAHTKPLTTERIKEQFGRLGNTPFYLDNFINHLNGNIMLPVSELNRMRREIVSQLEELRKKPKFWQLNHHAKWQDLITSKSTPIPALPSLIVLVRNIKQLKAALTADIKTVYCEFENPRNYQEAVKIVRECKEDVSIFVAPPRITKSGETWILKQVRAANADGYLIRNYDQLEYFADERCVADFSLNIANPLTADYFEQRFNLERLTASYDLNINQLEDLITNFPAQNFEVTIHQHIPMFHMEHCVFCAFLSTGTDYTNCGRPCEKQEVKIKDRVGSEHILKADSGCRNTVYNGTAQTGAEYVQRLISLGLQHLRIEFLNETPEQVIKTIDYYQQLLQGEITGSQIWRELKLQNQLGVTRGSMRVM; encoded by the coding sequence ATGACAAGCATCTCCACACCTATCCTCAAACTCCCCGAACTCTTAGCACCTGCGGGTAATTGGGAATGCGCGAAAGCCGCAGTAGAAAATGGTGCAGATGCAATTTACTTTGGTTTAGATAAGTTTAACGCCAGAATGCGGGCTGAGAATTTCACAGAAGCAGATTTACCTGAATTAATGGAATTTCTGCACCTACGCGGAGTCAAAGGTTACGTCACCCTGAATACCCTGATTTTCCCCCAGGAACTGACGGAAGCACAGCAATACCTCAAAACCATCATTTCTGCGGGTGTTGATGCTGTCATCGTTCAAGATGTAGGAATTTGTCGGCTGATTCGTCATCTTTCCCCAGACTTTCCTATTCACGCTTCAACACAGATGACTATTACCAGTGCTGCGGGGGTAGAATTTGCAAAATCTCTCGGTTGTCAATTGGTAGTTTTAGCGCGGGAATGTTCGATTACAGAAATTAATAAAATTCAACAACAAATTACCCAAAAGAATACTTCTTTACCTTTAGAAGTTTTCGTCCACGGTGCTTTGTGCGTCGCGTATTCTGGACAATGTTTAACGAGTGAAGCATTAGGAGGACGTTCTGCAAATCGGGGAGAATGCGCTCAAGCTTGCCGAATGCCTTATGATTTAATTGCAGATGGAGAAATTGTCAATTTAGATAATCGCAAATATTTACTTAGTCCTCAAGATTTAGCCGGGTTGGAAGTATTACCTGAATTAGTAAAATCTGGAGTTACTTGTTTAAAAATAGAAGGACGTTTGAAAGCACCAGAATATGTTGCTAACGTTACCCAAGTTTATCGAAAAGCATTAGATAGAATAGCAACAATTAATATCGAGACTTTGCATTCAAAATCTCTACAAAAGGTATTTGATGGGAGAAAAGACCAATATAATTTAGAAATGGCATTTTCTCGCGGACTCTACACAGGTTGGTTTGAGGGAATTAATAATCAAGAACTGGTTCACGCGAGATTTGGAAAAAAACGCGGTGTTTATTTAGGAGAAGTTACCCGCATTTACAATGAACAAATTACCGTGAAACTGGAAGCACCAGTTAAACCAGGGGACGGGATTGTTTTTGATTGTGGACATCCAGAAACCAAGGAAGAAGGGGGAAGAATATATGCAGTTATCCAAAAAGGTAAAGACGCAATATTAAGTTTTGGCAAAAATAATTTGAACTTTCGACGGATAAATATAGGTGATAAAGTTTGGAAGACAAATGATCCAGAACTAGATAAACAAATCCGTCAAAGTTATGCTGGAGAAAATCCACATTTTCCTAAACCTATTAATATAGAGGTATATGGGGAAATTGGCGATAAATTAATTGCTATCGCTCGTGATGAATTTGGTAATATAGTTCAAGTAGAATCAGAAATATTGGTTGTAGAAGCACACACCAAACCTCTGACTACAGAAAGGATAAAAGAACAATTTGGACGTTTAGGAAATACTCCTTTCTATTTAGACAATTTCATTAATCATCTCAACGGTAATATCATGTTACCCGTGAGTGAATTAAACCGAATGCGTCGGGAAATAGTCTCTCAATTAGAAGAATTAAGGAAGAAACCCAAATTTTGGCAATTAAATCATCATGCAAAATGGCAAGATTTAATTACTTCTAAATCTACACCTATTCCAGCTTTACCTTCTCTGATTGTTTTAGTTAGAAATATCAAACAACTAAAAGCAGCATTAACAGCAGATATCAAAACAGTTTATTGTGAATTTGAAAATCCTCGCAATTATCAAGAAGCAGTAAAAATAGTGCGGGAATGTAAAGAAGATGTCAGCATCTTTGTAGCACCACCTCGGATAACTAAATCTGGAGAAACCTGGATTTTAAAACAAGTTCGCGCTGCGAATGCTGATGGTTATTTAATCAGAAATTATGACCAATTAGAATATTTTGCTGATGAAAGATGTGTGGCTGACTTTTCCTTAAATATTGCTAATCCTTTAACAGCAGATTACTTTGAACAACGCTTTAATTTAGAACGATTAACAGCATCTTACGACCTAAATATTAACCAACTTGAAGATTTAATTACAAATTTCCCAGCACAAAATTTTGAAGTGACAATACATCAACATATACCAATGTTTCATATGGAACATTGCGTGTTTTGCGCTTTCCTCTCTACAGGAACAGATTACACCAATTGTGGTAGACCTTGTGAAAAACAAGAAGTCAAAATTAAAGATAGAGTAGGTAGTGAACACATCCTTAAAGCAGATTCAGGATGTCGAAATACAGTATATAACGGCACTGCACAAACTGGTGCAGAATATGTACAAAGATTAATAAGTTTGGGTTTACAACATTTGAGAATTGAATTTCTCAACGAAACACCAGAACAAGTGATCAAAACAATAGATTATTATCAACAACTTTTGCAAGGAGAAATCACAGGTTCTCAAATTTGGAGAGAGTTGAAATTGCAAAATCAATTGGGTGTAACTCGTGGTTCTATGAGGGTGATGTAG
- a CDS encoding DUF3226 domain-containing protein, protein MAKHYNPKKLLVEGQDDLRVIPELIEKNGITWGEKKEESIISIQECGGYENITADLIYTELQTGRCTHLGLMVDADDDASLRWQSIRNACVSNIPNLPEEIPETGLIINTPDDKKFGVWLMPDNIIEGMLETFLGYMIPEQGEELWVYAQEVAKEAKNKGATFKESYIDKAEIYTWLAWQDEPGRQIHQAIKYNILNPQTPKVQGFINWFKNLYDL, encoded by the coding sequence ATGGCAAAACATTATAACCCCAAGAAGTTGTTAGTTGAAGGTCAAGATGATTTACGAGTTATACCAGAATTAATTGAAAAAAATGGAATTACTTGGGGTGAAAAGAAAGAAGAATCAATTATATCAATTCAAGAATGTGGAGGTTATGAAAACATTACTGCTGATCTTATATATACAGAATTACAAACTGGAAGATGCACACATTTAGGTTTAATGGTAGATGCAGATGATGATGCGTCTTTACGTTGGCAAAGTATCAGAAATGCTTGTGTGTCAAATATTCCTAATCTTCCTGAAGAAATACCAGAAACAGGATTAATTATTAACACACCAGATGATAAGAAATTTGGTGTTTGGCTTATGCCAGATAACATCATAGAAGGGATGTTAGAAACTTTTTTAGGTTATATGATTCCAGAACAAGGAGAAGAACTTTGGGTATATGCACAGGAGGTAGCAAAAGAGGCAAAAAATAAAGGAGCAACATTTAAAGAATCTTATATTGATAAAGCGGAAATTTACACTTGGTTAGCATGGCAAGATGAACCAGGGAGACAAATACATCAAGCTATCAAGTACAATATTTTAAATCCACAAACTCCCAAAGTGCAAGGATTTATAAATTGGTTTAAGAATTTATACGACTTATAA
- a CDS encoding FG-GAP-like repeat-containing protein has protein sequence MTISFSAPNDLTTGDRPYSLAVGDFDKDGNLDVAVANADDKTVSILLGDGAGSFSLFGSYDVGSTLNPISIAVLDLNGDGNLDIASANVDLLNIAVANSDVSILLGDGTGAFSTDPINYPNYDVSGPSGLNAIALGDYNNDGILDLAAGTIFSPNVSIFLGDGVSNFSTSFTYNVGQDTRAISLADFNDDGILDLAQVKSNQSKVFVALGSNPGSFGEPTSFGTAEEFMVGAQPRSVTIADINGDGLLDLLVGNSDDDNVSLLLGDGTGDFGTATNYTAGDGSRAVAVADFNDDGKLDLVTANELADNISVLLNTTIGDTFVGNTGDNFYVVDDIGDIIEESPNGGTDTVRSSVTYTLGDNVERLTLAGTNNINGTGNDLNNNITGNIGNNILDGRGGNDSLYGDAGDDTLIGGDGNDNLFGGEGADALIGGNGNDTYFIDDMGDTITEDVNGGIDTVNSSVTFTLSDNVERLTLTGTDNINGTGNALNNNLTGNSGNNILTGNAGNDYLYGNAGDDILIGGLGNDTLFSGVGNDIFRFNSANEGLDRIQDFVVGTDVIQISTSGFGVALTVNASLDASAFRSGAGITTANNNVQRFIYNTSNGALFFDADGNGAGNKIQIATLSGLPTLSNTDIFVIA, from the coding sequence ATGACAATATCATTTAGCGCACCCAACGACTTAACCACAGGAGATCGCCCCTATTCATTAGCTGTGGGAGATTTTGACAAAGACGGTAATCTCGATGTAGCAGTAGCAAATGCTGATGATAAAACTGTCTCAATCTTATTGGGTGATGGTGCAGGTAGTTTCAGCTTATTCGGTAGCTATGATGTAGGGTCTACATTGAATCCGATTTCCATAGCTGTATTAGACTTGAACGGTGATGGCAACCTAGACATAGCATCAGCAAACGTAGACTTATTAAATATTGCTGTTGCTAACAGTGATGTCTCCATCTTATTGGGTGATGGTACAGGGGCTTTCAGCACAGATCCCATCAACTACCCCAATTATGATGTTTCAGGACCAAGTGGACTGAATGCGATCGCATTAGGCGACTACAACAATGATGGTATTCTCGATTTAGCAGCGGGTACAATTTTCAGCCCTAACGTCTCAATTTTCTTGGGCGATGGTGTATCCAACTTTTCAACTTCTTTCACATACAATGTTGGACAGGATACTCGTGCGATCTCTCTCGCTGATTTCAACGATGATGGTATTTTAGACCTAGCACAGGTTAAGTCTAATCAAAGCAAAGTCTTTGTGGCATTAGGAAGTAACCCAGGTAGCTTTGGTGAACCAACTTCCTTTGGCACTGCTGAGGAATTCATGGTAGGCGCACAACCTCGGTCAGTAACCATAGCCGACATCAACGGTGACGGATTACTCGACTTATTAGTAGGAAATAGTGATGATGATAATGTTTCATTACTATTAGGCGACGGTACAGGGGATTTCGGCACTGCCACTAACTATACTGCGGGCGATGGTTCTCGCGCTGTAGCCGTAGCAGACTTTAACGATGATGGCAAACTTGATCTCGTAACAGCTAACGAACTCGCAGACAATATTTCGGTACTGTTGAATACAACTATCGGAGACACTTTTGTTGGGAATACTGGTGATAACTTCTATGTTGTTGATGATATAGGTGACATCATTGAGGAAAGTCCTAATGGTGGCACAGATACAGTCAGATCCTCGGTTACATACACTTTAGGTGACAACGTAGAACGTCTGACTTTAGCTGGAACCAACAATATTAACGGTACAGGTAACGACCTAAATAACAACATCACAGGTAATATTGGTAATAATATCCTTGATGGTCGTGGTGGTAACGATTCTCTTTATGGTGACGCAGGTGATGATACCTTAATTGGTGGTGATGGCAATGATAACCTCTTTGGTGGTGAAGGTGCTGATGCTCTAATTGGTGGTAACGGCAATGACACTTACTTTATCGATGATATGGGTGACACCATTACCGAAGATGTCAATGGTGGTATAGACACAGTTAACTCCTCAGTCACCTTCACTTTAAGCGACAACGTAGAACGTCTGACTTTAACTGGAACCGACAATATCAACGGTACGGGTAACGCCCTGAACAACAATCTCACAGGCAATTCTGGCAATAATATCCTGACGGGGAATGCTGGTAACGACTATCTTTACGGTAACGCAGGTGATGATATCCTCATTGGTGGTTTGGGTAATGACACACTCTTTAGTGGTGTCGGTAATGATATTTTCCGCTTCAATAGCGCAAATGAAGGACTTGATAGAATTCAAGACTTTGTAGTTGGTACTGACGTTATTCAGATATCTACTAGTGGTTTTGGTGTTGCTTTGACTGTAAATGCCTCTCTTGATGCTTCTGCTTTCCGTTCTGGTGCAGGAATAACCACAGCTAATAACAACGTACAAAGATTTATTTACAACACTAGCAATGGTGCTTTATTCTTTGATGCTGACGGTAATGGTGCTGGCAATAAGATTCAGATTGCTACACTTTCTGGACTACCTACTCTGAGTAACACTGACATTTTTGTGATTGCTTAA
- a CDS encoding DUF1611 domain-containing protein: protein MRLPLNQRTAILLHEGLSGTNGKTGLSILRYSEAPVVAVIDRESVGKSLPELTGIKRDVPIVASLTAALQYNPEVLVIGIAPKGGLVPDNYWPDIKDALKAGMSLVNGLHTPLANIPDLNALLKPGQIIWDVRKEPANLDVASGLARSLPCRRVLTVGTDMAIGKMSTSLELHWAAKLRGWRSKFLATGQTGLMLEGDGVALDAVRVDFAAGAVEQLVMRFGKHYDILQIEGQGSLLHPGSTATLPLIRGSQPTHLILVHQAGQTHNRNNPHVPIPPLPEVIRMYEIVASAGGAFAKVPVVGIALNTRYLDESGSKDAIAQTIAETGLPCTDPVRFNAGVLLDAVMRN from the coding sequence GTGCGTTTGCCGCTTAATCAAAGAACAGCAATTTTACTGCATGAAGGACTGAGTGGAACTAATGGTAAAACGGGGTTATCAATTTTACGCTACAGTGAAGCCCCAGTTGTGGCAGTCATAGATCGGGAATCTGTTGGTAAATCTTTACCAGAATTAACAGGTATCAAGCGTGATGTGCCGATTGTAGCATCTTTAACCGCAGCGTTGCAGTACAATCCAGAAGTGCTGGTAATTGGTATCGCTCCCAAAGGTGGTTTAGTCCCAGATAATTACTGGCCTGACATTAAAGATGCTCTAAAAGCAGGAATGTCTTTGGTGAATGGTTTACACACACCTCTAGCTAATATCCCGGATTTAAATGCTCTACTAAAACCAGGACAGATCATTTGGGATGTGCGAAAAGAACCAGCTAATTTAGATGTAGCTTCAGGGTTAGCACGGAGTCTTCCCTGTCGTCGGGTATTGACGGTGGGTACGGATATGGCTATTGGCAAAATGTCCACTAGCTTAGAATTACATTGGGCTGCAAAATTGCGAGGTTGGCGTTCTAAGTTTTTGGCAACTGGTCAAACTGGGTTAATGTTAGAAGGTGATGGTGTCGCTTTGGATGCTGTCCGCGTGGACTTTGCTGCGGGTGCTGTAGAACAACTAGTGATGCGGTTTGGTAAACACTACGATATTCTGCAAATTGAAGGACAAGGTTCTCTATTACACCCTGGTTCAACAGCCACTTTACCGTTAATTCGAGGTTCTCAACCAACCCATTTAATACTAGTTCATCAAGCCGGACAAACTCATAATCGCAATAATCCTCATGTGCCAATTCCACCTTTACCAGAAGTAATTCGGATGTATGAAATAGTGGCTAGTGCGGGGGGTGCTTTTGCTAAAGTTCCTGTGGTGGGAATAGCTTTGAATACTAGATATTTAGATGAATCTGGGTCTAAGGATGCGATCGCTCAAACTATAGCTGAAACTGGTCTACCTTGCACAGACCCTGTGCGTTTTAATGCTGGAGTTTTATTAGATGCAGTGATGCGGAATTAA
- a CDS encoding ATP/GTP-binding protein, translating to MLKSVKIENFRGFKSFELQQLGRINLLVGDNNSGKTSILEAIQLLCSGTNLEPLGEIMINRGEYLWSDDGKGERQLDIRHLFYGHEIEPGSKLSISVINDNTQEKFDILIAMLRANNTSYGYDETNISEKQVSSNDEFFDDLKKLGFIVTWIRDEQPSEKLPLYISPDGGLPIDSIMMFRHRKSLSASRTPKTQFIKSSSLKTEEMIELFDQLVLTPKEKIVEEALQRIDSKIQRIAPVSSQKLRYSLDSRGGFLVLLSDGKRVPIGSMGDGIWRILGLTLSTVCAKDGYLFVDEIDTGLHFTAMSDMWKMIWDTAKKLNVQVFATTHNSDCWKSLADIAEQEDATDDGIRIHRIEKGKEKSIVFTEKQIAIAAERELEVR from the coding sequence ATGTTGAAGAGCGTAAAAATAGAGAATTTTCGAGGTTTCAAATCTTTTGAACTTCAGCAGCTTGGTAGAATTAATCTGCTTGTTGGTGACAATAATAGCGGAAAAACATCAATACTGGAAGCTATTCAACTTTTATGTTCAGGTACTAATCTTGAACCACTTGGTGAGATAATGATTAACCGAGGTGAGTATTTGTGGAGTGATGATGGTAAAGGAGAGCGTCAACTTGATATTCGTCACCTTTTTTATGGTCATGAGATAGAACCTGGGAGCAAACTTTCTATATCAGTTATTAACGACAATACTCAGGAAAAATTTGATATATTGATAGCCATGCTTCGTGCAAATAATACCAGCTATGGTTATGATGAAACTAATATTTCCGAAAAACAAGTTAGTTCAAATGATGAATTTTTTGATGATTTAAAGAAACTTGGCTTTATTGTTACATGGATACGAGATGAGCAACCATCAGAGAAATTACCATTATATATATCACCTGACGGTGGACTTCCTATAGACTCTATTATGATGTTCCGTCATAGGAAAAGTTTAAGTGCAAGTAGAACACCAAAAACGCAATTTATTAAATCATCTTCTTTAAAAACTGAGGAAATGATTGAGCTATTTGATCAGTTAGTATTAACCCCTAAAGAAAAAATTGTAGAGGAGGCACTTCAGAGAATAGACTCTAAAATTCAACGTATTGCTCCAGTTAGTTCTCAAAAATTAAGATATTCCTTAGATTCGCGGGGTGGTTTTCTTGTGCTTCTTTCTGATGGTAAGCGTGTACCAATTGGTAGTATGGGAGATGGAATTTGGAGGATTTTAGGACTTACATTGTCTACCGTATGCGCTAAAGATGGTTATTTATTTGTAGATGAAATAGATACAGGACTTCATTTTACTGCTATGTCCGATATGTGGAAAATGATTTGGGATACAGCGAAAAAATTAAATGTACAAGTTTTTGCAACTACACATAATAGTGATTGTTGGAAAAGTTTAGCTGATATCGCAGAACAAGAAGATGCAACTGATGATGGTATTAGAATTCATAGAATTGAAAAAGGTAAAGAAAAAAGTATAGTTTTTACTGAAAAGCAAATTGCCATTGCTGCTGAAAGAGAACTTGAGGTACGTTAG
- a CDS encoding COP23 domain-containing protein, whose translation MLFSPRQVLCLSSLSLSLFLGNSVAFAQTDSVVVPTVPSGSSTPVDTSTDTPINTTSDNGARFSCQFYNGKYTVMYQPQSQPGQFFAWAAPASLGGGWTPQKRCQAIASRLELYRPDGLQELDIARENNENIICVTTEANSACRILLTVPRDKDPYAIRSSVFNNLSSADSGQQTIAVNTYTNRSGGSTNELYNLGRTLLGGNNRVNSSRGGINLKPFLDPQDGGTAKNLRNGVSIGRQSQPQNRTILNPRLFR comes from the coding sequence ATGTTATTTTCACCACGCCAAGTTTTATGTTTGAGTAGTCTGAGTTTATCCTTATTTCTTGGCAATTCTGTAGCCTTTGCCCAAACTGACAGTGTTGTTGTACCAACAGTACCTTCAGGCTCATCAACACCAGTAGATACATCTACAGATACGCCGATTAATACTACCTCTGATAATGGGGCAAGATTTAGCTGCCAATTTTATAATGGTAAATATACCGTTATGTATCAACCACAAAGTCAACCAGGGCAATTCTTTGCTTGGGCTGCACCAGCTTCTTTAGGTGGTGGTTGGACTCCCCAAAAGCGTTGTCAAGCGATCGCCTCTCGTTTAGAATTATATCGCCCCGATGGCTTACAAGAACTAGATATAGCCAGAGAAAATAACGAAAACATTATCTGTGTCACCACTGAAGCTAACTCCGCTTGTCGAATTCTCCTCACAGTCCCCCGTGATAAAGACCCCTACGCTATTCGCAGTAGTGTTTTTAACAACTTATCCAGTGCTGACAGCGGACAGCAAACCATAGCTGTGAATACTTATACCAATCGGAGTGGGGGAAGCACAAATGAATTATACAATTTAGGTCGCACACTCCTAGGTGGTAACAACCGGGTAAATTCATCCAGAGGTGGAATTAATTTGAAACCTTTCCTAGATCCCCAGGATGGTGGTACAGCCAAAAACCTCCGAAATGGTGTATCAATTGGTCGTCAGTCTCAACCACAGAACCGTACCATTCTCAATCCTCGTTTATTCCGCTAA
- a CDS encoding peptidylprolyl isomerase produces the protein MNSVLQFGDSILTASEVLQSLAKYQLMPLLIREVVIDSAIAQIECTPQEEQLACEQLAQQYQGRQEQEISSEQLNTLAIRQLKVEKFKEATWGLDLDSYFYQRKAQLDRVIYSLITTSDIGIAQEIYFRIQEGEQSFAQLAREYAEGPEAQTDGLVGPVELQSLHQSLVKILSVSQPQQVFPPTQIGDRIVIVRLERLLPAQLDRQTRQRLLNERFQGWLQTQLAAQNWQIQQSEV, from the coding sequence ATGAATTCAGTTCTGCAATTTGGCGATAGCATACTCACAGCCTCGGAAGTTCTGCAATCATTGGCGAAATACCAGTTGATGCCGCTATTGATCAGAGAGGTGGTCATTGATAGCGCGATCGCACAGATTGAGTGTACGCCACAAGAAGAGCAACTTGCTTGTGAACAATTAGCCCAACAATATCAAGGGCGACAAGAACAGGAAATAAGTTCCGAACAGTTAAATACTCTCGCTATTCGCCAATTAAAAGTAGAGAAGTTCAAAGAAGCGACTTGGGGACTAGATTTAGACTCTTATTTTTACCAACGCAAAGCTCAGTTGGATCGAGTTATCTATTCCTTAATTACCACTTCTGATATCGGTATTGCCCAAGAAATCTACTTCCGCATTCAAGAAGGAGAACAGTCCTTTGCTCAACTAGCGCGGGAATACGCAGAAGGACCAGAAGCCCAGACAGATGGTTTAGTTGGTCCTGTAGAATTACAGTCTCTTCATCAATCTTTGGTCAAAATTTTATCTGTAAGCCAACCGCAGCAAGTTTTTCCGCCCACTCAAATAGGAGATCGGATAGTGATTGTGCGATTAGAAAGATTACTACCCGCTCAACTGGATAGGCAGACGCGCCAAAGATTACTAAACGAACGTTTTCAAGGTTGGCTACAAACACAACTAGCGGCACAAAACTGGCAAATTCAACAATCAGAAGTGTAA
- a CDS encoding dipeptide epimerase gives MQINVKIFTVNKRFPLTISRGTTAQTTNVWVQISEDGIAGWGEASPFGVGNHRQSTDTIQESLLQITPILQKFHPWQRQEIEELLTQKRVPSAVRAALDMALYDWMGKSVNLPLWQIWGLNRDAIVPTSVTIGINSPAGAAARARDWLQFMDVGLFKVKLGSTEGINADRQMLLAVREEITGKELFVDANGGWSLADAIAMSLWLADLGIKYIEQPLPRGQETHLATLKEHSPLPIFVDESCFTSADIPELANYVDGINIKLMKSGGLSEAMGMVHTAKAHDLKVMFGCYSDSTLANTAASQLAPLADYLDLDSHLNLIDDPFTGALVKEGRILPNDLPGLGVQYSAFAA, from the coding sequence ATGCAAATTAATGTCAAAATATTTACTGTTAACAAGCGGTTTCCCTTAACAATTAGTCGAGGAACAACGGCACAGACGACAAATGTATGGGTGCAAATTTCCGAAGATGGAATTGCAGGTTGGGGAGAAGCATCACCCTTTGGTGTTGGTAATCATCGGCAATCTACTGATACTATCCAAGAAAGTTTGCTGCAAATTACACCAATATTGCAAAAATTCCACCCTTGGCAAAGGCAGGAAATTGAAGAATTATTAACTCAAAAGCGAGTTCCATCGGCTGTGAGGGCGGCTTTAGATATGGCGCTGTATGATTGGATGGGTAAGAGTGTAAACTTACCTCTGTGGCAAATTTGGGGGTTAAATCGAGATGCTATAGTCCCCACTTCGGTGACAATTGGCATTAATTCCCCAGCAGGTGCAGCGGCTAGAGCGCGAGACTGGTTACAATTTATGGATGTTGGTTTGTTCAAAGTCAAGTTAGGATCGACCGAAGGAATAAATGCCGATAGACAAATGCTATTAGCTGTGCGTGAAGAAATTACCGGAAAAGAGTTATTTGTAGATGCTAACGGTGGTTGGAGTTTAGCAGATGCGATCGCCATGTCTCTTTGGTTAGCTGATTTGGGTATAAAATATATAGAACAGCCATTACCACGTGGACAGGAAACACACTTAGCCACGCTCAAGGAGCATTCACCTTTACCCATCTTTGTCGATGAAAGTTGCTTTACTAGCGCAGATATTCCCGAATTAGCCAATTATGTAGATGGAATTAATATCAAATTGATGAAATCTGGTGGATTAAGTGAAGCCATGGGAATGGTACATACAGCAAAGGCGCATGATTTAAAAGTGATGTTTGGCTGTTATTCTGATAGTACTTTGGCAAATACAGCAGCATCACAGCTTGCACCCCTAGCTGATTATTTAGATTTAGATAGTCACCTGAACTTAATTGATGACCCATTTACGGGTGCATTAGTCAAAGAAGGACGAATTTTGCCGAACGATTTACCTGGTTTGGGGGTACAATATAGTGCGTTTGCCGCTTAA